From Opitutaceae bacterium, the proteins below share one genomic window:
- a CDS encoding endo-1,4-beta-xylanase, translated as MNNEPSIPVIRRPPHRIALFLFLFAVHAGRAEPPVYLTDLLGEVGPEVTATPFFEVSNAASISVSGGAGLHTREWLEIDHPKFDSFLRVGVLADTEEPYGVVLHSASNPWPINEGDWVLISFFARTSPGAEQSTGIFKGFIERSQPTWLSLGEVSGLTSGEWNRYVALGQATEGMATGAIRLSLHLGFGVQSLDLAGFAALRLEGEVDPEALPYSTITYDGMASNAAWRARAAEMIALNRMGDLKLRVTDLAGKAIEGASVEIEMEKHDYQFGTFFSRLALEQTAPGDQYREWMRDNFNYATTPVYWADWGWADPVRRGEYLDMASWLQAIGMPARGHVLIYPGWQFAPAELEALSDDPVAFNALVVSHLEEIVPLMKARGIREYDVINELRQLSDFTDIVGMDAVVGWFWKVRELDPEAKLYINENTILTDGGRNVAAQDHYFNLIQWLLDQGAPLDGIGMQGHSSEATTPPAVLWEILDRFAVFGLPIRITEYDLGTRDREGQAAYDRDFTTAVFAHPATVGMTRWGFYEPEMWRPLGALIATDGEYKPNGLAHRRLLFEDWHTRETGLSDTNGVFSCRAFFGSYRVRVSVGEASHERVVEFPHLPANSEPPVVEVTVPTGKEVSWFDLHARDGELAVDWETSCPSLRYTVETSTDLKSWRNAAILFAGSDQEDMHWRFPLADDPVFLRIRVDSVW; from the coding sequence ATGAACAACGAACCCTCCATTCCTGTCATTCGGCGTCCTCCACACCGGATCGCCCTGTTCCTTTTTCTTTTCGCCGTGCATGCCGGGCGGGCGGAGCCGCCGGTTTACCTGACGGATCTTCTTGGCGAGGTCGGGCCGGAAGTGACGGCGACCCCGTTTTTCGAGGTGAGCAACGCGGCGTCGATCTCGGTCAGCGGCGGGGCCGGTCTCCATACCCGGGAATGGCTGGAGATCGACCACCCCAAGTTTGACTCCTTCCTGCGGGTGGGCGTCCTCGCGGACACGGAAGAGCCCTACGGGGTTGTGCTCCACAGCGCGTCGAATCCCTGGCCGATCAACGAGGGTGACTGGGTTCTGATCAGTTTCTTTGCCCGGACCTCGCCGGGAGCCGAACAGTCCACCGGGATCTTCAAAGGCTTTATTGAGCGAAGTCAGCCGACCTGGTTGAGCCTGGGAGAAGTGAGCGGCCTGACCTCAGGGGAGTGGAACCGCTACGTGGCCCTGGGTCAGGCAACCGAGGGAATGGCGACGGGCGCGATCCGGCTTTCCCTTCATCTGGGATTCGGCGTCCAATCCCTCGATCTCGCGGGTTTTGCCGCGCTTCGCCTCGAAGGTGAGGTGGATCCGGAGGCGTTGCCGTATTCGACCATCACCTACGACGGGATGGCGTCGAATGCCGCCTGGCGCGCAAGGGCGGCGGAAATGATCGCCTTGAACCGGATGGGGGATCTCAAGCTGAGGGTGACCGATCTGGCGGGAAAGGCGATCGAAGGGGCTTCGGTTGAGATTGAAATGGAGAAGCACGATTACCAATTTGGAACCTTCTTCAGCCGCCTGGCCCTTGAGCAGACGGCACCCGGGGATCAGTACCGGGAATGGATGCGGGATAACTTCAACTACGCGACGACGCCGGTCTATTGGGCGGACTGGGGATGGGCCGACCCGGTCAGGCGTGGAGAATACCTGGACATGGCGTCCTGGCTGCAGGCGATCGGCATGCCGGCCCGGGGGCATGTGCTCATCTATCCGGGGTGGCAATTCGCCCCGGCTGAACTAGAAGCATTGAGTGACGATCCAGTCGCCTTCAATGCGTTGGTCGTGTCTCACCTTGAGGAGATCGTCCCGCTGATGAAGGCGCGGGGGATCCGGGAATATGACGTCATCAATGAACTCCGGCAATTGTCGGACTTCACCGATATCGTGGGCATGGACGCGGTGGTGGGCTGGTTCTGGAAGGTCCGTGAACTGGATCCCGAGGCAAAGCTCTATATCAATGAAAACACCATCCTGACCGATGGTGGCCGGAATGTCGCCGCGCAGGACCACTACTTCAATCTGATCCAGTGGCTCCTCGACCAGGGCGCGCCCCTGGATGGAATTGGGATGCAGGGCCATTCTTCGGAAGCGACCACGCCACCGGCGGTTCTTTGGGAAATCCTCGACCGCTTTGCCGTTTTCGGGCTTCCCATCCGTATCACGGAATACGATCTGGGAACCCGGGACCGGGAAGGTCAGGCAGCTTATGACCGGGACTTCACGACAGCGGTTTTCGCGCATCCGGCCACTGTCGGGATGACCCGGTGGGGGTTTTATGAGCCTGAAATGTGGAGGCCGCTCGGCGCGCTGATTGCGACGGATGGTGAATACAAGCCGAACGGCCTGGCCCATCGCAGGCTCCTCTTTGAGGACTGGCATACCCGGGAAACGGGTCTATCCGATACAAATGGCGTATTCAGTTGCCGGGCTTTTTTCGGCAGCTACCGGGTCAGGGTCTCCGTTGGCGAGGCATCCCATGAACGTGTCGTCGAGTTTCCGCACCTGCCCGCGAACAGCGAGCCTCCTGTAGTGGAGGTGACCGTACCGACAGGAAAGGAAGTCAGCTGGTTTGATCTGCACGCGCGGGATGGCGAGCTGGCCGTGGACTGGGAGACTTCGTGCCCGTCGCTCCGCTATACGGTTGAGACATCTACGGATTTGAAATCCTGGCGGAACGCCGCCATCCTCTTTGCGGGAAGTGATCAGGAGGATATGCACTGGAGATTTCCGCTGGCCGACGATCCGGTCTTCCTGCGGATCCGGGTGGATTCGGTCTGGTGA
- a CDS encoding family 20 glycosylhydrolase — protein sequence MKSLERLWPYPHKLELKGVFPKPSRIAFSGCPLPDYLAEDFRDLRVVGFAGGSDAYGVHLAIDDPALDPEACRLVLEPSGGSVVAGGAAGLAHGLQTFLQILALSRGGIWPEVLIEDGPAYRKRCFMVDMGRSVFPLQMLKRIVRILHRLKMNQLHLHLYDDEICGLRFEGLPFGRDNPHALTIEGLAELVAYAGRYHVEIVPELEAWGHVGSLVHHRPELRGGEGMYSGSSFLICEETFALMRELITQVARVMPAKATIHLGLDEAKWFPGPELPVDFTPTRMVERYHTIVREVAREQGKELTLRVWADHAGRPIPESIRKDFIIEPWQYWQAKYENIDAAVEKYSGEGKMRWMAGAGASVGQPRGAFHATRYWCKQARSSPNCDGINITFWGTNELERKFISLFAGAYYAWNPEPPTDFAAIDEYEDYDRRVFPIMRWWQGRFRDAFPDELLKEQGPVVHMGYYLWGVNHGRPVSPEGAAAGTFSGHDFLNE from the coding sequence ATGAAATCACTCGAACGGCTCTGGCCGTATCCGCACAAACTTGAGTTGAAGGGGGTGTTTCCGAAGCCCTCGCGAATCGCCTTCTCGGGGTGTCCGCTGCCGGACTACCTGGCGGAGGATTTCCGCGACCTTCGGGTTGTCGGATTTGCCGGAGGTTCCGACGCCTATGGCGTTCACCTGGCGATCGATGACCCGGCCCTGGATCCGGAGGCCTGTCGTCTGGTCCTGGAACCATCCGGGGGCAGCGTGGTTGCGGGTGGGGCGGCTGGCCTGGCCCATGGTCTCCAGACGTTCCTGCAGATCCTTGCGCTTTCCCGTGGAGGAATCTGGCCGGAGGTGTTGATCGAGGACGGCCCCGCCTACCGGAAACGCTGCTTCATGGTCGACATGGGGCGCAGTGTTTTTCCTCTCCAAATGCTGAAGCGGATCGTGCGGATTCTCCACCGCCTGAAGATGAATCAATTGCATCTGCACCTCTACGACGACGAGATCTGCGGTCTGCGGTTTGAAGGACTTCCGTTCGGCCGGGACAATCCGCATGCATTGACGATTGAAGGACTGGCCGAGCTGGTGGCCTACGCCGGGAGGTATCATGTCGAAATCGTGCCGGAGCTGGAGGCGTGGGGTCACGTCGGTTCGCTCGTCCACCACCGCCCGGAGCTGCGGGGCGGGGAGGGCATGTACAGCGGATCCTCGTTCCTCATCTGCGAGGAGACCTTCGCCCTGATGCGGGAGCTGATCACCCAGGTGGCCCGGGTCATGCCAGCCAAAGCGACGATCCATCTGGGGCTGGACGAGGCAAAGTGGTTTCCCGGGCCGGAACTGCCGGTGGACTTCACCCCGACGCGGATGGTGGAGCGTTACCATACGATTGTCCGTGAGGTCGCACGCGAGCAGGGCAAGGAATTGACCCTGAGGGTGTGGGCCGATCATGCCGGACGGCCGATCCCGGAGAGCATCCGGAAGGATTTCATCATCGAACCCTGGCAGTATTGGCAGGCCAAATATGAAAACATCGACGCGGCTGTCGAAAAGTATTCCGGGGAAGGGAAAATGCGCTGGATGGCCGGGGCGGGAGCCAGTGTGGGCCAGCCCCGCGGCGCTTTTCACGCCACGCGGTACTGGTGCAAGCAGGCCCGGAGCAGTCCGAATTGCGACGGCATCAACATCACCTTCTGGGGCACCAACGAACTGGAAAGGAAGTTCATCAGCCTGTTTGCCGGAGCCTATTATGCCTGGAATCCGGAGCCGCCGACGGATTTTGCGGCAATCGACGAATACGAGGACTACGACCGCAGGGTCTTCCCGATCATGCGTTGGTGGCAGGGTCGATTCCGCGACGCCTTTCCGGACGAACTCCTGAAGGAACAGGGACCGGTCGTTCACATGGGTTATTACCTCTGGGGAGTGAATCACGGTCGACCGGTTTCCCCGGAAGGCGCAGCCGCCGGCACATTCTCGGGGCACGATTTCCTGAACGAGTAG
- a CDS encoding RraA family protein, which yields MSLLTELAAFDSATVQNAAILVRGYVHADEDYTGPDLQQYVAIGGPVTVGYAVTSTWTPISDPAASGVPTNYSDYAAYWDALAAVGAPTIAVLQDVDAPARRGAMIGDCMATTMKAMGSVGAVVDGCARDIPGVTEAGISLWATGRVPGHGPFTLRSINEPVTVARLTIRPGDILIGDADGITRLSPEIAADVLKACHEVRAKEDKVKQIFLTPGFTIESWQKSR from the coding sequence ATGTCGCTTCTCACCGAACTCGCCGCCTTCGATTCCGCCACGGTCCAGAATGCCGCCATCCTTGTCCGCGGTTACGTCCATGCCGATGAGGATTACACCGGTCCCGATCTGCAGCAGTATGTGGCCATCGGCGGGCCCGTCACCGTTGGCTATGCCGTCACCTCGACCTGGACGCCGATCAGTGATCCAGCCGCGAGCGGCGTCCCGACCAACTACAGCGACTACGCCGCCTATTGGGATGCGCTGGCGGCCGTCGGTGCGCCCACCATCGCCGTCCTGCAGGATGTCGACGCGCCGGCCCGGCGCGGTGCCATGATCGGTGATTGCATGGCCACCACCATGAAAGCGATGGGATCCGTTGGCGCGGTGGTCGATGGCTGCGCCCGCGACATACCCGGAGTCACGGAAGCCGGCATCTCCCTCTGGGCGACCGGCCGGGTTCCCGGTCACGGCCCGTTCACCCTGCGCTCCATCAACGAGCCCGTCACGGTCGCCAGGCTGACCATTCGCCCCGGCGATATCCTGATCGGCGACGCCGACGGCATCACCCGCCTCTCACCTGAGATTGCCGCAGATGTTCTCAAGGCCTGCCATGAAGTCCGAGCCAAGGAGGACAAGGTGAAGCAGATCTTCCTTACCCCCGGATTCACAATCGAGTCCTGGCAGAAGAGCCGGTAG